Proteins encoded in a region of the Suricata suricatta isolate VVHF042 chromosome 10, meerkat_22Aug2017_6uvM2_HiC, whole genome shotgun sequence genome:
- the KRT4 gene encoding keratin, type II cytoskeletal 4: MISRQQCVRGGSQGFSCASAVVGGGKRPAFSSVSMSGGAGRCSSGGFGSRSLHSLGGRKSIAISMAGCRQGPGFGAAGGFGAGRFGAGFGGSVGGWGGSSFPVCPAGGIQEVTINQSLLTPLHVEIDPEIQKVRTMEREQIKTLNNKFASFIDKVRFLEQQNKVLETKWRLLQQQTTTTSSKNLEPLFEAYISALRKQLDTLVNDKGRLQSELKSTQDSVEDYKTKYEDEINKRTAAENDFVVLKKDVDAAYMTKVDLEAKVDALNDEINFLRVLFAAELSQMQTHVSDTSVVLSMDNNRNLDLDSIIAEVRAQYEEIAQKSKAEAEALYQTKVQQLQISADQHGDSLKNTKSEISELNRMIQRLRAEIENVKKQCQTLQASVTDAEQRGELALKDAYSKRKELEDALQKAKEELARMLREYQELMSVKLALDVEIATYRKLLEGEECRMSGECQSAMSISVVGGGTSAGTIAGGLGSCSGFGLGSGFGSGSGSGFGFGGGVCGSSGSKIISTSTVTKRSYR; the protein is encoded by the exons ATGATCTCCAGACAGCAGTGTGTCCGAGGCGGGTCCCAGGGCTTTAGCTGTGCCTCAGCTGTCGTTGGTGGGGGCAAGAGGCCTGCATTCAGCTCAGTCTCCATGTCTGGGGGTGCGGGCCGCTGCTCTTCTGGGGGCTTCGGCAGCAGGAGCCTTCACAGCCTTGGGGGGAGAAAGAGCATCGCCATCAGCATGGCCGGGTGCCGGCAAGGCCCTGGATTTGGGGCTGCTGGAGGTTTTGGTGCTGGTAGGTTTGGTGCTGGATTTGGGGGTTCCGTCGGTGGATGGGGTGGTTCTTCCTTCCCCGTCTGCCCTGCTGGGGGGATTCAGGAGGTCACCATCAACCAGAGTCTGCTGACTCCACTCCATGTGGAGATTGACCCCGAGATCCAGAAGGTTCGGACTATGGAGCGGGAGCAGATCAAGACCCTCAACAACAAGTTCGCCTCCTTCATTGACAAG GTGCGGTTCTTAGAGCAACAGAATAAGGTTCTGGAGACCAAGTGGAGACTCCTCCAGCAGCAGACGACCACCACATCCAGCAAAAACCTTGAGCCCCTCTTCGAGGCCTACATCAGTGCCCTGAGGAAGCAGCTGGATACCTTGGTCAATGACAAAGGACGCCTGCAGTCTGAACTGAAGTCCACACAGGACAGCGTGGAGGACTACAAGACCAA GTATGAAGATGAGATCAATAAGCGCACAGCTGCTGAGAATGACTTTGTGGTCCTCAAGAAg GACGTGGATGCTGCCTACATGACCAAGGTGGATTTGGAGGCCAAGGTGGATGCTCTGAATGATGAGATCAACTTCTTGAGGGTCCTCTTTGCTGCG GAGCTGTCCCAGATGCAGACGCATGTCTCAGACACGTCCGTGGTCCTGTCCATGGACAACAACCGGAACCTGGACCTGGACAGCATCATCGCTGAGGTCCGTGCCCAGTATGAAGAGATCGCCCAGAAGAGcaaggctgaggctgaggcccTGTACCAGACCAAG GTCCAGCAGCTCCAGATCTCAGCTGACCAACATGGTGACAGCCTGAAGAATACCAAGAGTGAGATCTCAGAACTCAACAGGATGATCCAGAGGCTGCGGGCTGAGATTGAGAATGTCAAGAAGCAG TGCCAGACTCTGCAGGCATCCGTGACTGATGCAGAGCAGCGTGGGGAGCTGGCCCTCAAAGATGCCTACAGCAAGCGCAAAGAGCTGGAGGATGCCCTGCAGAAGGCCAAGGAAGAGCTGGCTCGGATGCTGCGGGAGTACCAGGAGCTCATGAGCGTGAAGCTGGCCCTGGACGTGGAGATCGCCACCTACCGAAAGCTGCTGGAGGGCGAGGAGTGCAG AATGTCTGGAGAATGCCAGAGTGCCATGAGCATCT CTGTGGTTGGTGGTGGCACTAGTGCTGGGACCATTGCCGGAGGATTAGGAAGCTGCTCTGGGTTTGGCCTGGGCAGTGGCTTTGGCTCTGGCTCTGGAAGTGGCTTTGGGtttggtggtggtgtgtgtgggaGTTCTGGCAGCAAGATCATCTCTACCAGCACCGTGACCAAGAGATCCTACCGATAG